A DNA window from Desulfobaccales bacterium contains the following coding sequences:
- the rplT gene encoding 50S ribosomal protein L20: protein MPRVRKSVASRARRKKFLGMAKGFRSGRHKLYRSAREAVERSLTFAYRDRKVRKREFRALWIVRINAALRPLGMSYSKFIGGLKKAQINLDRKVLADMAIFDPQGFARVAELSKGGQ from the coding sequence ATGCCACGCGTGAGAAAAAGCGTTGCCTCCAGAGCGCGCCGCAAAAAATTTCTGGGAATGGCCAAGGGGTTCCGCAGCGGCCGGCACAAGCTTTACCGGTCCGCCCGGGAGGCCGTCGAACGGTCCTTGACCTTTGCCTACCGGGACCGCAAGGTGCGGAAACGGGAATTCCGCGCCCTGTGGATCGTTCGCATCAACGCCGCGCTGCGCCCTCTGGGGATGTCTTATAGCAAATTCATCGGGGGCCTGAAAAAGGCTCAGATCAACCTGGACCGCAAAGTCCTGGCCGATATGGCGATCTTTGATCCCCAAGGGTTCGCCCGGGTGGCCGAGCTTTCCAAGGGCGGGCAGTAA
- the pheS gene encoding phenylalanine--tRNA ligase subunit alpha, whose amino-acid sequence MAAINRRARHALYLLAIAMSSQAVKDLETAAFSEIKGANSPDDLEVLRVKYLGRKGALTTILRGLGKLDPEVRRSVGQEANRAKVALEEVLDEALRAMKETARQAASSAVDVTLPGRRALKGRIHPLNQIMAEVCDIFLHLGFEAVEGPEVELDWYNFEALNLPPDHPARDMQDTFYFNDKVLLRTHTSPMQIRTMEKRQPPVRIIAPGKVYRRDSDITHSPMFHQVEGLLVDKGITFADLKGVLTAFVHQMFGPEVGVRFRPSYFPFTEPSAEVDIECVICRGEGCRVCKATGWLEVLGSGMVHPAVFEAVGYDPETYTGFAFGLGIERIAMLKYGIDDIRLFFENDLRFLRQF is encoded by the coding sequence ATGGCCGCCATCAATCGGCGTGCACGGCACGCCCTATATTTGTTGGCTATCGCCATGTCTTCCCAAGCAGTCAAGGATCTCGAAACCGCGGCGTTCAGCGAGATTAAAGGGGCCAACAGCCCTGATGATTTGGAAGTCCTGCGGGTTAAATACTTGGGGCGCAAGGGCGCGTTGACCACCATCCTAAGGGGTTTGGGCAAATTGGACCCTGAGGTCAGGCGGAGCGTCGGCCAAGAAGCCAACCGGGCTAAAGTCGCGTTGGAAGAAGTCCTGGACGAGGCCTTACGCGCCATGAAAGAAACGGCCCGTCAGGCGGCCAGCAGTGCCGTGGATGTCACCCTGCCGGGGCGCCGCGCCCTTAAGGGCCGCATCCATCCTTTGAACCAGATCATGGCGGAGGTCTGCGATATCTTCCTGCACCTGGGCTTTGAGGCCGTGGAAGGCCCCGAGGTGGAGCTGGACTGGTATAACTTCGAGGCCCTGAATCTGCCCCCGGACCACCCAGCCCGGGACATGCAGGACACCTTTTACTTTAACGACAAAGTGTTGCTGCGGACCCACACCTCCCCCATGCAGATCCGCACCATGGAGAAGCGCCAGCCGCCGGTGCGCATCATCGCCCCGGGAAAGGTTTACCGCCGGGATTCGGATATCACCCACTCTCCCATGTTTCATCAGGTAGAGGGCCTCTTGGTGGATAAAGGGATCACCTTTGCCGACCTCAAGGGGGTCCTCACTGCGTTCGTGCACCAGATGTTCGGCCCGGAGGTGGGGGTGCGCTTCCGTCCCAGCTATTTTCCCTTCACGGAGCCGAGCGCCGAAGTGGACATCGAATGCGTCATCTGCCGGGGCGAGGGCTGCCGGGTCTGCAAGGCCACCGGCTGGCTGGAGGTTCTGGGCTCCGGCATGGTCCATCCCGCGGTCTTCGAAGCCGTGGGCTACGACCCGGAAACCTACACCGGCTTTGCCTTTGGGCTGGGCATCGAGCGCATCGCCATGCTCAAATACGGCATCGACGATATCCGCCTCTTTTTCGAAAACGACCTCCGGTTCCTGCGGCAGTTCTAA